A window from Marinagarivorans cellulosilyticus encodes these proteins:
- a CDS encoding EF-hand domain-containing protein — MSPLRSSFRYTLKSLLLLTPVRSSLAVTALSRDTLSPEWSMPLPRAAQRQRGLALLFKFCVLVSLILVMAWSTASSADERDLVAKQTQQWLMAKYDTNGDSIISVDEISQKREKMFSYMDDNGDGRVSIDEYALLDAKKRALIVRARFTKLDANADGILTDEEYIEYYGSFGAFDLDGNGKITSDEINSDTSATSTQVATSPAPKCFLWLCVRSSAH; from the coding sequence ATGTCTCCTTTGCGTTCTTCTTTTCGTTACACATTAAAGTCTCTTCTTCTATTAACCCCAGTGCGCAGTTCGCTAGCCGTTACAGCGCTTTCGCGGGATACCCTATCGCCAGAGTGGAGCATGCCGTTGCCTAGGGCTGCACAGCGTCAACGTGGTTTAGCTTTGCTGTTTAAATTCTGTGTATTAGTGTCGCTTATACTTGTTATGGCTTGGAGCACGGCATCTTCTGCTGACGAGCGCGACCTAGTAGCAAAACAAACGCAGCAGTGGCTAATGGCAAAATACGATACTAATGGCGATAGTATTATTTCGGTGGATGAAATCAGCCAGAAGCGTGAAAAAATGTTCAGTTACATGGATGACAACGGCGATGGCCGAGTGAGCATTGATGAATATGCTTTATTGGATGCGAAAAAACGTGCGCTTATTGTGCGCGCTCGCTTCACCAAGTTAGATGCCAATGCTGATGGCATACTGACCGATGAAGAGTACATTGAATACTATGGCTCTTTTGGAGCATTTGATTTAGACGGTAATGGCAAAATTACTTCGGATGAAATCAATAGCGATACTAGCGCCACTTCAACGCAAGTTGCTACAAGCCCTGCACCTAAGTGCTTTTTGTGGTTGTGTGTG